The genomic region GTGATTACCAGCCGAGATGATCAGCTCGCTGTTTCCGACGAGAACTTGAAGGCAATTTCTGGCGGAAGTGGATACCAGGGTCGCGAACGCAGTCTTCGTGCAGCGGACTTCGCCCAGTTTGAAAGCAGCGCGGTGATGCAGCAGGCAATCATCAACTCCCTCAATACATGTGCGATCACGGTCGAGCGCCGGTTCTACGAAGGAGAGGACCCCAATGGGCCTCCCACGCCGGAAAACACTCGAGGGACGAATGAGGAGACGGTGTCTGGCCAATGGTCGTTCCACTCTGAGGAGACGCCCCCAAGTGGTCGTGTAACGACCGAAGACAAGATTCCCAATGCCTGGAACAGGCGCAGGGACAACTATATGTCCGAGTTTGCCCTTGAGAAGCAAACTACGTATCCGAAGGTCGTAATCCGCGAGGACCCCTCGAAGATTCCAGAAGGCTGGGTCCGCATGGATGCTGAGGGCGGTAAGCGCGCCCAGTGCTTCGACCCTAGGGGTGCCCCGGTGGAGGTTAATAACCTCCCCGCTGGGGGAAACCCCGCCCAGCACCCGAAGAACACGACGGACGATGGTCTGACGAATGACTTCTCACTGACCAATGTTCCAGTTTCGGGAGTCCACTGCATCGTGTACTACCAAGCCAAGCCGGCCGATCAACCGTTCAAGTTCAAGCTCAATAAGGTTGATTCCATGGACAACACCATCAGCCTTGACGGTGCCCAGTTCGCACTTACTGGCCTGGACAAGGACAACGCAGGTGAAAAGAAACCGATCACGGTTCCGGGTGCCGTCAAGGGTGAGTTCCATTGGGACAAGCTCGCTACCGGACGCTACGAGCTACGGGAAACGAAACCAGCCGACCATGGTTATGTCATGCTGAGCGAACCGGTGTACTTCCGCGTCGCTACGGCGAAAGAGGGAAATAAGGAGGTAACGAAGCTCTACCTCCTTGCTGGGAAGGATGATCGCACGGGCAGAGAAGTGGCTGACCCGGACAAGATCGAGACGTTCCCGGTGACCCACTTCGGTCAGACCAAGGTTGGCAACGAGGTCCAGGTGACCATGAAGGTCGCCAACACGAAGGGAGGCACCCTTCCGAAGACCGGTGGACACGGTGTCTACGCGCAGATGCTGTTTGGGCTGGTGCTCCTGCTGACCGGAGCGTTCACGGCGCGTCGACGAAGCGCAGCGTAGAAGCTCAGAGAACAGGGCTCCGCACCAGGACTACTGAGAAATCAGTTCGCCAAGGGGGAGTCTTCATCGTAGCCTGCGCGGGCTGGTGGCCGTCATTTCTTCCTTTACTACTGTCCGAACGCGGGTTGGGGGTGGTTGCCGGGGGCCCGTTTCCGGAGAAAGCGCTGAAAATCCACTGGAAGTTATGGTCTCGTTATGGCAAAGTTGCGAAGCGTTAATACTATAGGTGTGTCCTCTAACCCTGGATTAAGGAATCACGTGGCTATGAAACGTCTGACCGCTGTCATCTCTGCGACCGCTCTCACGCTATCGGCCCTGGTAGCGCCAACTGCTGCTGCAAACGACATCCAGTACTACACCGCACGAAACGGGGTGACCATCCCCGTTTTTAAAACAGCCGACGGCAATGAGGGAACACTCGTGTTCTTGAACGGTGACGGCACCCGTCGCTACACCACGCCGGATGGTCACTTCATCCAGAAAATTACCGAGGAAGTCAAGAACGAAAACGTCGACAGCCTGTTCCTGCTCCCGCCGAACAACCAGGACTCCTGGTGGCGGACCCGCGATGTCGATTCCTGGTGCGACGCCGTGCGCGAGTACCTGAACACGCTGCAGACCCCGGCTATCGAGGTCGCCGGATACTCCGGTGGCGCCGAGTTCATCGGCCGTCACCTGATGCTCGACGACACCACCTGGGTGCCCGACAACACCTCTTTCACCATGATCGGTGGCGGCAGCATCGGCGGTTACTCCGTTAACCCGCCGGCGCCCGGTAAGGAAGGCACGAAACTGGATTGGGTTGTCGGCCACAACGACACCTGGCTGCGGGAGCAGCCCACCTTCTCTGCCCGCCACGCAGCGGAGCGTTCTGAAACCGAGTACAAGCGGACCGGCTTCGACAACACCACGCTGGAGCTGGTGAGCGGTGATCACTACAACTACGACTTCCCGCAGATCCTCGGGAGCAGCGTCCGCGAGATGAAGAGCTCCGCAGCTCCGGCACCGCAGCCTGTCGCTCCGCCGGCACCGCCCGCTCCGGCGCCGGAAGCGCCCGCGCCGGCACCGGTACCGGTTGACCCGGGTGCTCCTGTGCCTCCTCCGGCAGAGAAGCCGGCACCGGCTCCAGAGCAGAAGCCGGCACCAGCGCCTGCACCTGAGCAGAAGCCT from Corynebacterium genitalium ATCC 33030 harbors:
- a CDS encoding VWA domain-containing protein: MYEVDAGSLLKPNKRSSLGVFQQVRDNPAMPERCGLNVALVVDLSGSMGSNGLRTIQGVVNSVASRLQGTDTNLGLFNFAENSPAKRNGSNLSSPVSVSTQSGQAAIKKWVDGLAIPTEREGQATNWQEALYQVAQYNEQNPSDRYDVVYMITDGNPTVRKDNAFADVRMRFSTADGSATEFRDVEGAIGAANMVKAQGTRIVAVGIPSNWRGVITSRDDQLAVSDENLKAISGGSGYQGRERSLRAADFAQFESSAVMQQAIINSLNTCAITVERRFYEGEDPNGPPTPENTRGTNEETVSGQWSFHSEETPPSGRVTTEDKIPNAWNRRRDNYMSEFALEKQTTYPKVVIREDPSKIPEGWVRMDAEGGKRAQCFDPRGAPVEVNNLPAGGNPAQHPKNTTDDGLTNDFSLTNVPVSGVHCIVYYQAKPADQPFKFKLNKVDSMDNTISLDGAQFALTGLDKDNAGEKKPITVPGAVKGEFHWDKLATGRYELRETKPADHGYVMLSEPVYFRVATAKEGNKEVTKLYLLAGKDDRTGREVADPDKIETFPVTHFGQTKVGNEVQVTMKVANTKGGTLPKTGGHGVYAQMLFGLVLLLTGAFTARRRSAA